The nucleotide window TGTACACGATTTATATTTGAGAATATCTGAAGTGATATCAAATGTGCTAACGTGACTATAGAGCATCAGTTATTATACTTGATATCTATCAAACATTGATTTTTGATTGATAAATCTGATGTAGCTTCtggatttttttatactttaatagATAAAAACAGCTTTCTAAACAGGAAGTATATGTTTTTGTTCTCTCATAGGATGGAGGACACACTTCTAAGTGTGTTTGTCGTGGTTGTGAGTCTAATACTTTCAAAGGATCACAATGTGTTTCACGAACAAGATGATGACATTATAGTGAGCATGCAAGACCATGAGCACTTTCTACTGAAGGAGAAGGCAAAGCTGGAACAAGGAGAGCACCCTGTTGCCATAGAGCTGCCATATTCAAATCAGGAAGCATCACAGAGTCACCGCAAGCTGCCAATAGAGGGCCACGTGTCAGATGTTAAACAAATCGAGCCAAATGTCGAGACAAAAGTGTTGCATGAAGAGCAAATGTCCTCAATGGGGGAGCAAAATGAGTTCCGGCAAAAGGCATCAGATGACCAGGAAATACTGAGTATTGACAAAGACAAGTGGACTGTGCATATGGCAAGTGAAGGTCCAACAAATGAGCAAGTCCGCTTAGGGTCAACTGTGGACCAGAATGTGTCTCAGGGGGAAGCTGAACATCCGGAAGAGCCAAAATATGACCGGATCGACACCCATCGTGAACATCAAGCTGATGAAGGATTTGACCAAAAAATACCAACCTCAAGCCAAAGGTTGACAACAAGACCTCAAGAAAAGCAACCGAATGACCAAGATGTCACTTTCATCTATTTCCTCTGGAGGACATATTCaataatttcattatttcattttttgaaaaGGTTCCTGAAGAAGGGATCCAAAACGCAGAAGATGTTGAGATCCACAAACGTCTCCAAAATAGTTTCTAATATCGATTACAAGACCTTAACTAGCTTCCATAACCAGTGCGTTGTGCTCCCACGAAATCACAGCTGGCAAACCTGCGAGTTCGTTGAAGGTTTTGTGAACGACCTTTTGGAAACTGTGAGAAATTCGAGCACTGCAGGTGCAGATATGGAGATTGAGGACTTTGTTGGCATTGGCAGCTTTTATGAGCAATGGGCTTCAAGGAAGAGCGTTGTGTGCGACATACATGTACCCATCATCCCACCAAAGTCGTGTAGCTTTGAGTTTACGCTTTTGAAAGAAAATAGAGGTTCAACTGCACAGAACAGTTGCAGAATCAAGATGGTAAAAAATTCAGGCAACTGCCATTGCAACAGTTCCAACATAGATAATCCTGATGATGATGATCTGTTGTGTCTCCTACATCTAGATAACAAAATCGATGATCATGCACCTGACAAATGCATTAATGATTTATGCCAAGAGAATACCTCATATCTTGCTAAAACTAAAGTTTTGAAGTGGTTTAAAAGCACCGTTAGGAAAGCATGGAACGAGATAAGCCATAAGTATGATTTTGAGCTCATATTCCGGAACAGGGAGAACCCTGGAAGTCTTAAAGTTCGGTTCAGGTCAGGTCGGGTTATTCAGTTCAGACTTACACCTGTGGTCAGGTTTAAAGACTCGGAGGCACATCTGATGTCATATCTTCCCTCTGATGTATTTTCAGACACTTACTGGCCTGTATGTTTTGCACGTTATGAAAATGCTCTTCTTCAACACCTAACCAATACGCTTCCAGACAACGCTTGCCATATTTATGTTCTGCAGATGCTTTCTTTTCTACATAAACACCAAACTGGCCTGACTGGGCCATGCGGGCTCACAAGCTACCACTTAAAGACTGCGCTATTACATCTTCTGCTCAAGAAAACTTTACACTGGGAGCCTGAGCAGATTGGTTGCAGGCTCAATGATCTGTTCACTTTTCTCCTAGAGAAACTCAACGCTAAAATGCTTGACCATGTTCTAGTTGCAAACCCCCTCATTCCTTGTGTAATCGGACTCCCAAAAGAGTTCACAGAGGGAAAACCCGTTAACCTGTTTTTGCCGCTGTTGTCAGATGACAAGTTGTATTTAAAAACCAACAGACACTTGCTGGAGATGATCAAGAACATGCCAGTGCTGATACAGGAATATGGATCAGTGAGAAATGCGCTTCAACAGAACCACTTATAAAATGAGATGTGCTGAAAACTTGTTAGAATTGTGTACTTTTTCTTGAGATATGAATGTAAAGCCTTGAGTATACTTTGTGGTCTGTGTACTGGACAAAATGTCATTAAAGTAGGTAAATTTGCTGCCCTTTTTTCTAACCTTACATACAACATAAAATCCACTCATATATGCACTTTAAGTTGTTGTTTCACAACATGGCAACACTGGTCTTGTTTCACAGCCAAGGTCATCCTACAAGGCCATAATCAAGAGTGCATGTGAAGAGGTTAAAAGATGAATTCTTGTTTAAAAGGTACAAATACATCTCATATTTGAGACAGAAAGTGCAAGCTATGGATGAGGATCAGCTTTTCTAGTGTCAATCACAGTTTACAAACTAAAACAGACAGTAGTcagcatttaaagtggatcaaaacagTTGGTGTTAGTCCTAATGGTTTTTGGGCTTTCATAAATGGATTTGATcaatttcaaatgttgactatagTATAATTGTTCTTTTATTTGACTTTGAATTCATGCCAACgtacagcagatggcactctaggctagtttgaacACCAAATAGCGCTCTTGGCTACTTTTGAACAGCAGACAGTACGAATTAAAGTATACTTTGGGCATGAATGTTCTTAATCACATCATTGTTTGCTTTTGGGGTGCAAATAAACTATGAAAGACAAAATGCTCGAgtatgttcagtttacttaataTGAAATAAGCACTTGGATCAAAGCATGGTACTGTTAAGGTCCAACTTAAAAAGATGTCCTACCAGGAACCTTGCGACTCCCAGAATGAGTTGGTGTCATCATGGCCAGATAAAACAAACTCTggtataaatgtgtacttttttggagtcaaacagtTTGGACAATGCTTGAACAAAACTTAAGACCTCGTGAAAACACGATTAAGACTTAATACCTTTAAGaaccttaattttctcataattgaataatcaacctaatactttaagaccctgcagacaccatGCACTTGAATCAAACCATAGCAGTATTAGGATCCAACTTTAAATACATgtcatctaaaataaataaataaattaattaaaaaaaagatatccTCCTAGGAATCTTGCTATTCCCAGAATGACTCAATGTCATCATTTGCCAGGTAAAACGAACTCTGGTATGGACTCTAGCAATAAGATTTCCTTTTTACCTTCATGTCCCAGAACTTACTGTTGATCACTAGCTTATCTGTCAGATAcagaaaatacatattttgtcCACAAAGTGGCAACACTGGCCTTGTTTCACAGCCAGAAAAGGTCAAACTACAACGAATAGCATAATTACAAGTGCAAGTGATGGGATTAAAAGATGAATTCTAGTTTAAAAGAACAAAAGCGTCTCATATTTTCTAAACGGAAAGTGCAAGCTATGGATGGAGGACAGCTTTTCTAGTGTCAATCCCATTTGTACACAAACTATAAAACAGACAGTAGTCAACAATTAAAGTGGATCAAGACAATTGGTGCCAGTCCTAAATTACTTTCAtaaaaaggttttgatccacttccaATGCTGACTGTATTATAATGTACATTTGACTGAATTCATGCCAACGTACACACAAATTAAAGTTTAAATTGGGCTTGAGTGTTCTTGATCATATCATTGTTTGCTTTTGGGGTgcaaataaaagacaaaatgctCGAGTGAATTCAGTTTACTCAATATGAAATAACTACTTGGATCAAACCATGGCATTGTTATGGTCCAACTTAAAACGTATGCCATCTATAAAAGATGTCCTACTAGGGATCGTGCGACTCCCAGAATGACTCAGTGTCCTCATGGCAAGGTGAAATGAACTCCTCTATGGGCTCCTCTGGCAATGAGATTAGCTTTTTTACCTTCATGTCCCAGGACTTACTGCTGATCATTGTATAATCTGTCAGAAACAGGAAAAATTGCTCAACAATTTGGGCTAGTCAAATTTCATTTAGGAAATCAAGTATACCGACCAGCTGGCTCTGGATCATCAGAACATGTAGATGAACAGCAGTCACAGACTGAAGAATCACCATAAAGCTCAGTCCACCTAAAgcacaaaaagataaacaaatgcTAGTTTTAGatgcttttaaaagttttaatctcaAGGaagtatagaaaaaaaaattgcattcgtAGAACCAAAAACCATTTGagaatatatttgtgcatgtaaaaCTCACATCTTGTTTTTTGCGTCATATGTACACGATTTGGCTTCAGGTGTGGGAGTCTCAGGTCCTAGGTCCATCTCACAATGCATATACAGGGGCTATCATAGGAAGAGAGTTTTATAGAGGACAACAAAccagacaattattattattattaatttttttttgttattttttttttaaaaggacatACTTAAAACGTTTCATACCACTTTAGAATGTGTCTTGGGAACCCTTGTTTTAAACAGAAAAGCTCCAATACAAAATCTCACAGTCATGTTGTTATCAGTGTCGTAGAACTTTGTCAGAGCACTGTTCATGCTGTCCACAAGGCATCTAAATAGAAGTAGGGATGAAATGAAGATTGCAGTCATCTTTTTTTGTTATTGCAAATTTTGGAAATACTATATTAGATCTATAATCCCATGTTAAAATTTGTCATCTGTTTAATTGGCACAATTTAGCAGTGACTTCTCTTATGACAAGAGCCAAAGAAGAATCAATAGGAGTGCTGATCCTGATGATGCAATCAGCTCAACTTAGAGGACAACTTAAAgcacaggtctcaaactcaattcctgcagGGCCAAAGCTCTACACAGTAGCTTCAACCACCTTGGAGTTGGAGAAAAACTGTATACTATGCTGCGGCAccctaggaattgagtttgagaccactgactAGCAGTGTAACATGGGGATCATTTTGGTACAGTGACAAGCTACAATCTTAAAGCATTAAGGTTAAAGACAGGACTTAATTCTCTCCATTTGTCATTGATTGGATTACTCTCATTTGCTAACTGCAGGGGCTTATTtgcatttagatagatagatagatagatagatagatagatagatagatagatagatagatagatagatagatagatagatagatagatagatagatagatagatagatagatagatagatagatagatagatagatagatagatagatagatagatagatagatagatagatagatagatagatagatagatagatagatagatagatagatagatagatagatagatagatagatagatagatagacagacgcaTACAAGTAAATTTTACCTATGGTTAATAGAATTTCATTGTGTAAATAGCAACTCAAGGTAACCTTGTTTCATAATTTAGCGTGACAATATCTTACCCATAATTTTCTATGACAGAATATCTTTCAGTTGCCTGAAAGTTTGGAGAGGAACTGACATAGCAACGGTTCAGGTACAATCGTTGGCTCACATCCATATCTGGGCCACTGGCTTCAAAGCATACAGGTTTACCAAGCTCAAAGCTCGGTTCATCCCCAAGCAAGTTCCAAGAGTCTGGAAACAGATAAAATTACAAATCAGTTCACACTTAAGCATTATTTCCAGTTCAGAGCAACACAAGCTTAATTAAAAACCTGAAACGACGACAAGtgatataaacaattttttttatgacacAGAAGAGATGCTGGCCATTACAATTCATTACGTAGACACAGATACCGCTTGTATTTCTCTTAAAGCCCACAAAAAAATGACACAGTCAAATTTAGTCATCTGTCCAAAAAGTACAGGTTACAAAGTGAGAAAACTCTATATTACGGAGCTCATAACAATGTTCAACAGTTTGTCCATATTAATTCAATTTGCAAATGCTTCACCATAACCTCAACATTTGTAGCTTTATCAAAGGTAAATTATCTAATAATTAATATGATGAAGTCTAGCAGTAAACATTTGAATTGGATTAAAACCTTTCATCCAAATGGTCATGAAACCAAGACATTAAGTGaattaataaaaagttatttaacgTTTGACTACTGCGTGCAGGATACAATtgattatacattttttgtacaTGAACACTGGTAGACTCCAGAAAACCAACATGatctcattcattcgttttctttttggcttagtccctttattaatctggggtcaccacagtggaatgaaccaccaacttatacagcatattttttatgcagcggatgcccttccagccacaacctggGTAATcactgggtaacatccatacacactcatacactatagagaagcgtttctcaactggtgggtcacggagtgtgtggtcaaaaagaCCAACAAAGgttaaattttttacttattttgcttataccagacttttattttgaaataaatgcgCGACatccctaccgtttgacatgtgaaatttcatttaattattgcaacaaatatgtcgaagcgcaagtacgaccccgaatatgtaaagtatagatatattgacgacaaaaaagacttaaagcctcagtgtcatatgtagtgaggttaTTAACACGACTTTATTATTAACAgcatttgtcgtttttactttgtaatatttctataatttgatccattttgttaaatgacagcaataaaatagtgtttatttgtaagtcttggtgaatttcttatgatgtTTCTGTCattacttgtttatgttaacaaataaatacaaattaagtataattcctaattgtattatagttcgtaaaaatttgggtcgcagcTTGATGACCACGTAAAAATGAGGGTCCCATGGCCACAtagacaattttagcatacccagttcacctgtaccacatgtctttggactgtggggaaaacccacagagaaaacccacacgaacatggggagaatatgcaaactccacaaagaaatgccaattgacccagccgaggctcgaaccagcgacctccttgctatGAGGCAAATAAACTAGAgtcactaaactgtcaaaacgtaaaatagttacgcttccccaagagatcaggctggaaaaacaTAATGCaccgttttattttatttgtaacttTGCTTTattatactcattcattcatgtttatttattgtaatatattgtatGAAGATACAGTCACCTATATAATCGTTCCAATCAATTTCAAAATATGATGAATTCTTCCCAAATAGAGCTTCTCAAGTCATGAAATTGCATTCATATCGCAAAATATTCTTCAGAAAAACTAAACGATCGCAATGTCATTTTACCCCAATAACATGCAGAAAAAGTTTTCaaagataagaaaagaaaaaaaaaaggttaacaaCATACCATCCAATACAGTAAGTGTGGTCTCTGCTCCGTGTCTTTGTAAAGTCTTGAAAAATGTTCCTCCTGAAATAATGGGCAAGAACCCAGTCTGATAAGAGCGATGGAACCTgacatgcaaaaaacaaaaatcatttaaatttaatttaaaacttgtgTACCATTCAGaaatattgaacaaaaaaaagctctctttttttcttttttacttggGGTAACTACATCGAACAGGCACAGTAAAAGGCAGTTGCCTCACAATCACTCCAGTGGACACAGGTCTAAAGCGTAAAGTATTCGAGTAAGTGATACGATTTTCATCTTCCTgcaagaaaaagaaaatgcatcACATCAACAGACGCATCACAGATGTAAGggattgaggtgaagttggttttatattcacacatttggactttctcttttaatataatttcagaaaagaatACTTCAGTTCTAAACATCgaaatcacattagcagccaaCAAGTTTCAAAGCACAGCGATTTTCAGTCAAtcaaacagtgctaatgttgttttggcaTCATACATGCGTCCGGTAGCCTATTCAAAGTAGGGGAGAGTCGGGACAGTTGCaacattttttgcatttccttAAGTTTCTCAAAGACAATTTTTTATGGAAACcccatattttaatataataaacccACATCTATTGGACACCCACCCGCATTgctatattatatgtacatatgATAATATATGCAGTATTTAAACTTGAACAGACAAAGCTAAACGTTGCAACTGACCCTGAGCAGAGACAGTTGCAACAtccattaaaatgtaataatttaaaaaaattctaacatCAGGTCGGATTTTATTTGATAGTTTTGGTAGACAGACTAAAAGTAAATTGGATAAAATGGTCATACaaatataaactattaaaagaaCAAGCAACAACCAATTATCAGGCATAAAAAAcagagcaaaaatatttttttactgaaaatctAGACTGAACTTTACGAAACTACTTctatgaactttaaaaaaaaaaaaaaagtaaaattatttcTTAGACTATAGTCGTAAAACCAAAGTTTATAATAGTTGCATCCCCATTTTAAATAGCCGCTTGAGAGCTAAAATgggctgtccacgtatgtggccactaagccctaagAGATTACAGCTAACTgatttaaattatacaaattaaaaaaaaaataaataaaaaaattatacaaataatgtTTCACGAAAACGGATTAGACAGTATGAGATAtttacttaacataaaaaaaacactttttttttttaccctaaaaGTATTTTTATACTTAAGGAATGAACACATATGGATGATTTTAGGACGGTCTTGTAGTATGAATATCCTCACGCCAGCTCATtcctaaataaagaaataagtctTGTTGcaaccagtgttgccaactaaGAAATTTTATTGCTAGATTTAGTAATTTTTCATACTAacctagcaactttttttttttttcaaaaagcatttagcaacaaatttagcaatATTTAACATTCATTTGGCTACTTTGACTTCTAGCAAGGTTTGAAAAAGGCTTAAAAAGTGACAAGAGCagtggctgcaggc belongs to Danio rerio strain Tuebingen ecotype United States chromosome 1, GRCz12tu, whole genome shotgun sequence and includes:
- the LOC794408 gene encoding inositol 1,4,5-trisphosphate receptor-interacting protein isoform X2; the encoded protein is MEDTLLSVFVVVVSLILSKDHNVFHEQDDDIIVSMQDHEHFLLKEKAKLEQGEHPVAIELPYSNQEASQSHRKLPIEGHVSDVKQIEPNVETKVLHEEQMSSMGEQNEFRQKASDDQEILSIDKDKWTVHMASEGPTNEQVRLGSTVDQNVSQGEAEHPEEPKYDRIDTHREHQADEGFDQKIPTSSQRLTTRPQEKQPNDQDVTFIYFLWRTYSIISLFHFLKRFLKKGSKTQKMLRSTNVSKIVSNIDYKTLTSFHNQCVVLPRNHSWQTCEFVEGFVNDLLETVRNSSTAGADMEIEDFVGIGSFYEQWASRKSVVCDIHVPIIPPKSCSFEFTLLKENRGSTAQNSCRIKMVKNSGNCHCNSSNIDNPDDDDLLCLLHLDNKIDDHAPDKCINDLCQENTSYLAKTKVLKWFKSTVRKAWNEISHKYDFELIFRNRENPGSLKVRFRSGRVIQFRLTPVVRFKDSEAHLMSYLPSDVFSDTYWPVCFARYENALLQHLTNTLPDNACHIYVLQMLSFLHKHQTGLTGPCGLTSYHLKTALLHLLLKKTLHWEPEQIGCRLNDLFTFLLEKLNAKMLDHVLVANPLIPCVIGLPKEFTEGKPVNLFLPLLSDDKLYLKTNRHLLEMIKNMPVLIQEYGSVRNALQQNHL
- the LOC794408 gene encoding inositol 1,4,5-trisphosphate receptor-interacting protein isoform X1; its protein translation is MTRGMEDTLLSVFVVVVSLILSKDHNVFHEQDDDIIVSMQDHEHFLLKEKAKLEQGEHPVAIELPYSNQEASQSHRKLPIEGHVSDVKQIEPNVETKVLHEEQMSSMGEQNEFRQKASDDQEILSIDKDKWTVHMASEGPTNEQVRLGSTVDQNVSQGEAEHPEEPKYDRIDTHREHQADEGFDQKIPTSSQRLTTRPQEKQPNDQDVTFIYFLWRTYSIISLFHFLKRFLKKGSKTQKMLRSTNVSKIVSNIDYKTLTSFHNQCVVLPRNHSWQTCEFVEGFVNDLLETVRNSSTAGADMEIEDFVGIGSFYEQWASRKSVVCDIHVPIIPPKSCSFEFTLLKENRGSTAQNSCRIKMVKNSGNCHCNSSNIDNPDDDDLLCLLHLDNKIDDHAPDKCINDLCQENTSYLAKTKVLKWFKSTVRKAWNEISHKYDFELIFRNRENPGSLKVRFRSGRVIQFRLTPVVRFKDSEAHLMSYLPSDVFSDTYWPVCFARYENALLQHLTNTLPDNACHIYVLQMLSFLHKHQTGLTGPCGLTSYHLKTALLHLLLKKTLHWEPEQIGCRLNDLFTFLLEKLNAKMLDHVLVANPLIPCVIGLPKEFTEGKPVNLFLPLLSDDKLYLKTNRHLLEMIKNMPVLIQEYGSVRNALQQNHL
- the zp3c gene encoding uncharacterized protein LOC563179 isoform b (isoform b is encoded by transcript variant 2) gives rise to the protein MWLETRGGRRFMLSLRTKEDENRITYSNTLRFRPVSTGVIVRQLPFTVPVRCSYPKFHRSYQTGFLPIISGGTFFKTLQRHGAETTLTVLDDSWNLLGDEPSFELGKPVCFEASGPDMDVSQRLYLNRCYVSSSPNFQATERYSVIENYGCLVDSMNSALTKFYDTDNNMTVRFCIGAFLFKTRVPKTHSKVPLYMHCEMDLGPETPTPEAKSCTYDAKNKMWTELYGDSSVCDCCSSTCSDDPEPADYTMISSKSWDMKVKKLISLPEEPIEEFISPCHEDTESFWESHDP
- the zp3c gene encoding uncharacterized protein LOC563179 isoform a precursor (isoform a precursor is encoded by transcript variant 1), which produces MLLYCLILVFLYTKHLANAFDLDAAVADPELEWNSMANFTVADDDDSESVEFIPRSKGDSSRTLLKLPGSVRISAHQLHTELFTPGRGGIPVPPKVREMLHPKMPVAKPAYTSRGKPIELLCHLDRIYVRVRKSLFSSHSAHKHLKLGTCSVNKQTRTHYYFLYNLKRCGLKRGEDENRITYSNTLRFRPVSTGVIVRQLPFTVPVRCSYPKFHRSYQTGFLPIISGGTFFKTLQRHGAETTLTVLDDSWNLLGDEPSFELGKPVCFEASGPDMDVSQRLYLNRCYVSSSPNFQATERYSVIENYGCLVDSMNSALTKFYDTDNNMTVRFCIGAFLFKTRVPKTHSKVPLYMHCEMDLGPETPTPEAKSCTYDAKNKMWTELYGDSSVCDCCSSTCSDDPEPADYTMISSKSWDMKVKKLISLPEEPIEEFISPCHEDTESFWESHDP